TGGAAAGTAAAACAAACACTGCAGTCCCTGAATAAACTCCGGCAGTAAACTAAGGCAGGAGATTATCATTGCAATTTGGAGGCAAATTGGTAAACTCCCTGTTTACTTTTTGTGCTGAAATTGAAACAGAAACTGTTAAAAACAAGTTGGACTGTATATGCAAAGAGAGGAGCATTCAAAGATAACAAACGCGTTTTTTTTTGGACCACCGCAACACACGCACCGTAAACCTCCGTGGAAATTCTCCGCTGGGCGTACATTGTAAACCCCTCGTTTAGCCAGAAGTCTCCCCAGTTGGCGTTTGTGACCAGGTTGCCAAACCAGCTGTGAGAGATCTCATGGATGATGACGTTAGCCAATGACCGGTCCCCAGCCAACAGACAAGGCGTGACGAATGTAAGACAAGGATTCTCCATCCCTCCAAACGGGAATGACGGCGGCATGAAGAGCAGGTCATACCTGTAGATGTTATAAGACATACAGGATCAAgttttaaaatgcaaataaaaaaCTATTCCATTCCCAATTaacgatacaaagtgctggagtagctcggcgggtcaggcagcatctctggagaacattaagcttagtttagagatacagcacgaaacagactcttcggcccaccgagactgcatgGACcactgatccccgtacactagcaatatcctacacactagggacaatttataatttataccaaagccaatgaatctacaaatctgtacgacccgagtgtgggaggaaaccggagaaaacccacgcggtcacggggagaacgtacaaactccatacagacagcacccgtagtcgggattgagcccgggtctctggcactgttaagcagcaactctaccgctgcaccaccatgcagagtggagattgatagattcttgattattaaaggtgtcaaaggttgagGAGAAGGtcagagaatggtgttgagagggaaagatagatcagacatgtttGAACACTGGAGTAGAgtcaatggcctatttctgctcctatgacctatgaagTTACATACatgggacaggtgacgtttcaggtcgggaccgttcttgacactgattgtggtggggagggagaaagctggaagataagAGGGGGAGAACATAGCTTTtcacttggcacacgtgacaataacacacCTAAACTTAAAGCAAAACCTGAATTTTAAATCTTCAATAGAATTGGTCTGCATTAGATGACATATGAAGaaggattctccagagatgctgccagacccgttgagttactccagcactttgtgtccttttgttcttGCCCgacaatgacttagacgaagggattaaaagtaccattagcaaatttgcagatgatactaagctggggggtagtgtgaattgtgaggaagatgcaataaggctgcagggtgacttggacaggttgtgtgagtgggcggatacatggcagatgcagtttaatgtagataagtgtgaggttattcactttggaagtaagaatagaaaggcagattattatctgaatggtgtcaagttaggaggagggggagttcaacgagatctgggtgtcctagtgcatcagtcaatgaaaggaagcatgcaggtacagcaggcagtgaagaaagccaatggaatgttggccttcgtaacaagaggagttgagtataggagcaaagaggtccttctacagttgtaccgggccctggtgagaccgcacctggagtactgtgtgcagttttggtctccaaatttgaggaaggatattcttgctatggagggcgtgcagcgtaggttcactaggttaattcccggaatggcgggactgtcgtatgttgaaaggctggagcgattgggcttgtatacactggaatttagaaggatgaggggggatcttattgaaacatataagataattaggggattggacacattagaggcaggaaacatattcccaatgttgggggagtccagaacaaggggctacagtttaagaataaggagtaggccatttagaacggagatgaggaagaactttttcagtcagagagtggtgaaggtgtggaattctctgcctcagaaggcagtggaggccagttcgttggatgctttcaagagagagctggatagagctcttaaggatagcggagtgagggggtatggggagaaggcaggaacggggtactgattgagagtgatcagccatgatcgcattgaatggcggtgctggctcgaagggctgaatggcctactcctgcacctattgtctattgacagcatcTGCAGGTCATGACTCGCCATTTGTTCTAGTAGAGTGTACAAAGTAAAAAAAATACTGCAGTTTCTGAATAAACTCCAGCAGTGAACTGAGGAGAAGTGATTACCATTGCAATTGAGAGACACTCCCTGTTTATTTTTTGTGCTTAAagtaaaacagaaactgctgaaaACTGCTTGGACAGTATGTTCTGAGGGAAGGAGTATTTACATTACAGATCAATGACCTTTTATTGTAATTGTTTCGTTGTTCTTGGAAAAAACCCGAACATTTCCAGCAGTTTCGTTTTTTATTTCAGACATATGGCATCTGctgtattttattttcattttctttgttGTAATGTGTTGTCACCTTTATTGTCACCCTTCCCTATCAactttttgtttttaaaagaaCAAAGTTTAAGAACAAAGCTTACCGGTTAAGCTTGTAAGGCAAGAACAATTCCTGCAAATACACTCAAAGAACTTTCTGAACAGAAAAACAAAACTACACAATATAAAAATCACAAACGAGGAAAATAaagccaaggtatcacaaaatgctggagtaactcagcgggtcaggcagcatctctggagagaaggaatgggtgacgttcaggtcgagacccttcttcagactgatgtcagggggggctggacaaagaaaagatataggtggagacaggaagacagtgggagaactgggaaggggaggggaagagagggacagaggagctatctaaacttagagaagtcaatgttcatattgctgggctgtatgctgcccaggcgaaatatgaggtgctgttcctccaatttgcagtgggcctcactatgacactggaggaggcccatgacagaaagatcagactgggagtgggagttgaagtgctcagccactgggagagttACAACAGAAGAATATTAAACGTTCTGAGTGGCTCTTTTAAATGGACAGTATCCTGTTATTAAAAAGTTTGATGTTCTCCTAAATGTTCTTCTACCATTCATAAATTGAGGCCAAGCACATTGCAAAGATAGTGCTTATTTGTAAACTATAAGCTGCCAGTATGCATATTAAAAATAATGCTGCATTTATCAATATTTTTTGCTATTATTATACCCTCTGACTTTAGTTGTGACGAACCGAAGATTTTTAATAATATATCAAAAGGGCAGATTTACCTTCCCCATACATATGGCCCGAACAACTTCTCACCAACCGTCAAGAACTCTTCAATTACACCATTAAATTCTTCCTTGGCAGCATCTAAGAGGCAAGGTTCAGTCCAGACTCGGCTCCTGTACCAGAAATAGAAATCTCTTAATACTCAAGTCACAATGCAATGAAAAAAAATCCTACTCAGTGGCAAACATCCTTTAAAAACCTATTTAGACAATTTACGTGGGCATAAAGATGACGCAATCAGATACCACCCTTTATGTCTCTTTATCTGCACAATGAGACAGCAAGTTGACACTGAATTTGCAATAGCATGTCCAACTTGGTTGCGATTCATCCATCAGATGTACAGGTCGAAAACTGGCAGTCACAGTCAAATTGATTAAAATATTAACTAGATAGAGGACCATTAATGCCATAAAGTGCTCTGGAATTGTTGAGTTAAGATAGCCTCCTGTCCTTTGTACCTTAGTGGAGAAGAATACAAATGCTTTGAGCCTGGTTGATTAATGTTACACAATATCCAAGAGGTCAATGTTTCATGAATATAGGGTAATTCCTTTGAGCAAATGTAGAATATTCAAATCaagattttggtttagtttattgttactgtCACATGCATCAAGATACAGCAAAAGTATTTTATTGTTGCGTGTTTGCCAGTCagagtcattcagtgtggaaacaagcccctcagcccaacttgcccacaccaacctacatgtcccatctgcactagtcccacatgcctgtgtttaaacctgtcctatccatgtacttatccaaatgtcttaaatgttgcgattgtacccacctcaactacctctcctggcagctcattccatacacccaccactgtgtgaaacagttacccctcagattcctattaaatctcctcccccccccccccccaccttaaatctatgtcctccgattctcaattcccttactctgggcaagagacaatgtgtctacccaatctattcctctcatgattttaaacccaGCGAAAGAATACACATGATTACACttaagccgtccactgtgtacaatcTTTATTACTTCtggtgagctgccagatgagaggAAGATAGCGAATGTAGTACTGTCATTCAGGAAAGGAAACAAGCATAAGCCTGGGGATTGCAGGCTTGACATCAGCGGAAGAGGTAATTCCTCGTCCTTTGAGCAAATGTAGAATTTGCATTAGGGTtatggatcatagaaacatagacaaaaggtgcaggagtaggccattcggtccttcgagcccgcaccgccattcaatgtgatcatggccgatcatccacaatcagtgtcccgttcctgccttctccctatcccccttgattccgctagccctaagaactctatctaactctcttttaaaaacatccagggaatcggcctccactgccttccgaggcagagaattccacaaattcacaactctgtgtgaaaaagttttgcctcacctcagttctaaatggccttccccttattcttaaactgtggcccctggttctggattcccccaacgtcAGGAACATGTTGCATGGtttaggaaggatatggatcacatgcaggcagatgagatcagttcggCTAGGCAacctgtttggcacagatattgtgggccgaagggcccagtcctgtgctgtactgctctatgaacAACCTTCACTCACTTCACAATAATCctgacattatcatcaaacccggcgacaagggaggtgccgttgtAGTATGGCGGGCTAACCTCTACCGTACCgaggccaggcgccagctctcagacacctcctcttagctaatttaaaaatctttgtttctacaaaaaaTGGCTGGAGAGTGTTTATATTCTAGCCCACAAGGTAGCGTCATGGAGGGGACTAACCTTGGACCAACCTCTGCAGACACAATGTCACCAACGGCCAAAGCGATGAGATATGCAGGAATTGGTTGTCGCATTTTGAAGTGGAATACATTTTCCTTCTTGTCGTGCTCCCACTCAGTTGCGCTCATAACAGCCGTAAAACCTTCAGGAACCTGAAACACAATTCCACAATTCACCTGAGAAACTGTCTAAAAACAGGTAGAATCTTCTGGcgacaggaggaactgcagatgctggaatcttgagaaaaacacacaaagtgctggaagaactcagcgggtccggcaacatctgtagaggcaATGGAAAGGCAAGGTTTTGGGTCACGATCCCCCATCAGTTTCAAGGTGTCTCCGTCCAAAATGTCAAAGGTTACGAGGCGAAAGCAGGGAAATGAGGTTGAgacggaaaaataaatcagccttgatcaaatggcagagcagtctcgatgggcctaatggcctgctcctatgtctcatgtcacctgtccattccatccacagatactgcctaacccccccccctaaattgaCATAAATATTTGGTATTATTCACAGAAGAAAACTGAAAATATCAGGGGAAaataaacaggtcaggcagtcaAGAAAAATCGAGTTACACTTTCAGATTTATTCACACTCCTCCCTAAGGAACTGAGCTTTAGGCAATTGTAGTTTTGTTGTAAAATTCCATCACCTGCAGTATTTTGGTTTTAGTTTCTAATCTATCACACCTCGGGTCACGATCCCCCATCAGTTTCAAGTTGTCTCCGTCGAAAATGTCAAATGTTACGAGGCGAAAGCAGGGAAATTAGGTTAAGAGGGGAAAATAAATCAGccttgatcaaatggcagagcctcgatggcctggttctgctcctatgtcttatgtcttatgtcacctgtccattccatccacagatattgcctgacctcccccccccccgcccccctaaaTTGACAGCTAAATATTTGGTATTATTCACAAAAGGAAACTGAAAATATCAGGGGGAAATaaataggtcaggcagtatcaggcAGTCAAGAGAAATCGAGTTACTCTTTCAGATTTAGTCACACTCCTCCCTAAGGAACTGAGCTTTTGACGATTGCACCTCTCAACGTATCATTATTTTTTTAGATAAAGGGTCCTTAAAGTATACCTTGGCCCAGTAGATTTATAGCATTGATATTAAGAACAAAAAAAAGCAAAGACATTATAAataagagacacaaggaactgcagatgctggaatcttaagcaaaaaccaagtgctggaggaactcagcgagtcaggcagcatctggggagggaatggacagatgactttcggatcagaaccctttttcaggctAATGAAGGGATGTTGTACATAAGTTATTGAAAACATATATAATATGTTTATATTTTATACATATATAATATGCTTATAATAATTTAAATAGGCTTGCATATTTAAGTTAAAAGGAATTAACCACATGTATTTGCATGGTAAGATTGTTCAATATATTCCTTTTGATAAATATGCATAGTGTCAGGAAAAAACTGTCCGGCCACACTTCAGTTGCTCATTAGAAATCTAACATAATTGAGTTAGCTTAAAAAACCTACCTTAATAGAGGCAGAATAAGTACTTTTAACAGCTGGAGTATCAAAACAAGGAAAGAAAGATCTGTTTAAGACAGCTTGACCTTGGGTGAAGAGATATGGCTTTACTTTGCCTGCTGTCTGCTCTGGGTTCAGCCAAACAACCTGGTAAAAAAAGAACACAGTTGTTAtcatgcagcaagtaagaatttcattgttccgcttcaggacacatgacagtaaaacactccgaTTCTTGATTTTTACTCGCTAAAGCTGTGTATTTGTTCTTGGTGCATGGAAGAAGGCAACAAAAGTCCTACTTGGTACAAAATAGCCAGAAGTACAGTGGAGAAGTTGGCTGAACTGGACAGTGTGAAACTCTGGTAAAATAAATTAGAGAGGAAGTTTAGTTGGAAACAAGGGCCCAGATGCAACTTCCAAAATCAATATCCAGACTCTGAGCATCATACTTGCCTCCATCAGGCATTGCCATAATGTGTGACAGTCACACGGGATCAGACCTGTTCTAGAACCAggatagggcggtcacggtggcgcagcggtaaagttgctgccttacaacaaacGCAGTGCCGAacacccaactacgggtgctgtctgtatggagtttgaacgttctcccctgacctgtgagatcttctgtttcctcccacactccaaagatgtgcaggttaattggcttggtaaatgtaaaaattgtccctggtgggtgtaggagagtgttaatgtgcggggattgctggttggcgtggatgggcctgtttctgcactgtatctgatctgaacaaaactaaatacTCACTCCCCAAACAGCAGGTTTAAGGCATGAAATTATTAAATTTTCCAGGCAACAGTTTTTAAGATGGTACCAGTTCAATAATTTGAATGCAACAATGGGAATCAATTAACGTGATTAAAAAGAACCAATTCTTGGATTCTGCGGTCATTTTCTCCGACCACGCACATTTTAAAATAACATGTCAGCATCACATGCAAAGCGTCTGATAACGGAAGTAAATCTGACGTCTATCCCAAAACCACAGTGACTATGTTACACTGTACCACAGTACCTACAGAAATCTTGCATTTATATTGTGCCTTTTATGACCCCAAAATGCTGAACCATGGAGTTAATGACACCCCTCACCATCGTAACATCAGAACTTCGTGTATGGCAAACACACTCAAAAAGCAATGAGCAGATTACTGGATCAATTTTTTTCATAAAGGAATGTAGACTTAGGGATAAATACAAGCCTGGATACTGATTATTACTCTCACTCTTCAAAATGTGTCTAAAGAACTTTCTTATCCACACAAGAACAGATGAgaagaatggatcgggtagatgcacagagtctcttgcccagcgtaggagaatcaaggacacaggtttaaggtgagagggggaaagatttaatagaaatctgtggGGTAATATTTAacccaaagggtggtaggtgtatggaatgagctgccagatttctgctatttagacatgtacgtggataggataggtgagttactccagcattttgtgctaccctacaatactgagaaatttattttgcactctgtatcttcccttcgctctacttattgtacttgagtttaacttgattgtattaacgtacagtattatctgatctgtttggattgcatACAAAACAAAGGATTTCGCTGTTCTTCAGGACACATTTATTTagctgatacagcacagaaactgtgcCCATccagaccaagatgcctcatctacacctgtcccatctgcccacgtttgtaccatatccctctgaacctttcctatccaaacatATATGtcaacatgtcttttaaatgtctttaTACCTGCCTcggttacctcctctggcagtttgtgaaaaggttgcccctcaggctgtTGTTAAATGTTAACACACCATATGATTAGTTGGAGTATTGTTTAAATTTGGTCTGTTTGCTGTGGGAATGTTGTTATTaagttggagagagtgcagagatttatgttGCTAGGATTGAGCCTGTGCtgtggagagagattggggaggctaggactttattccttggagtacagaaggctgggggagggggtgacgcttcggttcgagacccttcttcaaaccccttcggggtaaaccagcatctgtaggtctTTCATACACATTTCAGCTGTTTGGGAGTGGCGTCGCCAGCACAgagagtgtgggccgaagggccatcggCTGTACTCACCCCTGGGCCGTCGCCGGTCGTGTAGTCGATGGTCACCTCCAGCGGCTCCGCTGGGTCGCAGGGTCCGGGCAGGGtgagttccagcaccgagccgtaGGTGGTGAAGGGGCGGGTGCGGTGCTCCAGGGTCTGGGCCGGGGTCCCGATGCCGTAGCGGGCCCGGACCGCCTCCACGCTCAGGCTGGGGTGGGTGTCGAGCCGCAGCAGCCGCTGCTCGGGCCGCaggaagccgagctgcagcacaGCGCGACCCGCCAGCCGGCGGCGGTCAAACTCCACCCGCAGCTCCAGGTGCAGGTGGCGCACGCTGAAATCATCGCAACTCGAGGCCGTGGCGGCATCGCCCCGAGAACCTTCCACCGCCATCGCTGCTGCCGGCGGCACTGAGGCGGCAGCGGGAGCGCGGGCCGAGTGGCcacccgctggccccgcccaccgACAGCACCCTCACGTGACCCCCACCCGTGTGATCAATGGCCAACGtgcactcagtggaccgaagggcctgtttccaagctgtgtctctgaactaaacagaatagtgtagcgaccatagagaatggtccaggtcgtcgaaccctcggattggccagctaggtcacgtgtgaacgcgaccatggggattggtccagggagcgacatcgctgattggccagcgatgtcatgtgcgcgtttggtgcCCGAAATAGCCaacaagaagacagtaagtttttgatggttgtcctttaccttgttgtttaactctattcgaatattgcggctgcaataaacttcctttacaaccaacaagtttttcggactcgccatattggtgaccccgacgtgatctggacgatcaccgactaagcaggaacccgacgcctcgttgacgatgaccgcgccgggcacaccggagttaagcgcggaaagcgttcaccttccgttgttttggacgcacgcaccgcaagcttggtttatccacaccgaagctcaatttcacataaagaagatatcagacgaatccacgatgtactactacctcgtcagcgctctatcgccggacacaaccaagcgcgtgatgcggttcatcgtgaatccacctgcggaaagcaagtacgaggccatgaagaaagtattactgcgaatcttcgggtttaataagcatggtggtgcggcaagacttctgcacctaccggatcttggagaccaactgccttccgtcctcatgtccgaaatgatgatgctagccggtgagcatacggattgccctatgttcgaacaggcattccgcgagagacttcctgaggatgtctgactgctgctcacggattgttcttttaaggaccccgaagcatatgcagcgagagcggacgcgctcatagcggcaaaaaacaaggcaagcggttcgatcaacaaggtctcgacatcagtgaccacgccacagcgacggcaagatggcgccacgtctcccgccaattctccgaaagcccgccaaaaagatccgcacaagcgcggttggtgctattatcacctacgatggggtagcgaatcccgcaactgccgcttgccttgtaccttcgcgggaaatgcctcggccgatcgtacataggggcagttacgattggccagaaccggcgtctctatgtccatgatcgattcacggacacagcatttttggtggacacgggagccatcatcagtatagtgccgccgaccgacctcgaaaccagatcgggtaagacaggtcccaccctcattgcGGTTAATgccagcccaattcgcactttcggtatacggaagatgtcccttgttttaggcctccgcacgtacgaatggccattcatcatagccgacgtcaaacaagcgatcctgggcgcagattttctctgggctttttcactggttcctgatgtccgcagtaacgacctccgaccctccgccgaagatgagcacgtcgctccgacaatcgcctcctcgcccagccctactgtccaggccgtcatcgcggcccccgactcgtatgctgagattctggcagagtttccagagctgctcattcaatgttttgacacgccttcggccaagcacggcgaggtccatcacatccgcaccgaaggccctcccgtatTCGCtcaggccaggagactaccgccagacaaactggtggtggcacgggcggagttcaggaagatggaggaaatgggaattgtccgtcagtctgacaacccgtgggcctcgccgttacatatggtctccaaggcatctggggggtggagaccatgtggcgattatcggcgtctcaatgctgtcaccacggctgatcgctaccccataccgcacctacaggacttttcatctgggctggaaggagcggtggtgttttccaaaatcgatttggtgcgaggataccaccagatcccggtgcgaccggaggacatacagaaaactgcaacgattactccgttcgggttgtttgaatggttgcgtatgcctttcggtttaaagaacgcggcacaggctttccaacgactgatggaccgcgtgggccggggtttaccctttttgtttatttatttagacgacatcctggtcgccagcccctcagtgcaggaacaccaggcccacttgcggaccgtgttccagcggctccaagaccacgggctcattatccaaccctccaaatgtcaattcggccttcctgctcttgattttctagcgcacagaattacccctgccggcgcctcccctttgcctgagaaggtggaggctatccgggcatttcccaggcccaccacagtaaaagggctacaggagttcgtaggcatggtcaatttctaccataggttcgttccggcagctgcgcgagacatgcgcccgcttttccaatgcctggcagggaatccggtagagttgatatggtccccgaccgcagaggcggcttttacagcagctaaggcagccttggcagacgccaccatgttggtccatctgagcccctccgcccccacggccctgacggttgacgcctctgacgtggcggtgggcagggttctggagcagcaggtcggtggccgttggcagcctttagcgtttttcagccggcaactaaattcggccgagctgaagtatagcgcatttgaccgagagcttctggctctctatttagctgttcgtcatttcaggtacttcctcgagggccgcccatttgtggcctttacggaccacaaaccattaacatttgcttttttgaaattgtctgacccatggtcggcccgccagcagcggcacctgactgctatctccgaatttaccaccgatgtccgtcatgtcgcgggtaagcttaatgccgttgctgacgccctgtctagacccgcttttccccctatttcggcggtggactgcgaagtggatccccaggagcttgcgaaggcacagcttctagcggataccgtttcggcataccggtccaccacatcgggattgaagttggcccaggtagcttgtgggtcggaaggcacaaaggtctggtgcgatgtttctcttccccgtcccaggccggtagtaccaccctcccttcagcgctgggttttcgatgccattcatgggctggcgcacccgtccatccgctccacctctgccttggtagcagctcggtttgtctggcatggcctacggaaacaggtagcgggttgggcacgttcctgcgttccctgtcagaccgctaaagtccagcgccacgtccagccccccgtacaggatttcgaggtcccggctgttcgttttttccacatccacgtggatttggtcggtcctttgccttcctcccggggctacacccacctcctcacggtggtggatcggttcacccggtggccagaggctttcccattgtctgatatttcgtcagcgtcttgtgctaggactttggcccttcattgggtagctcgtttcggggtcccggcagttattaccactgacagaggcccacaattcacttcgtccctctgggccgcgctcgcagaactgtatgggtccaagttacaacccactactgcatatcacccccaggcaaatggactcgtagaaaggttccaccgccaacttaaggcgtccctcagtgcaaggcttgaaggcccggactgggtagaccagctcccttgggttcttttgggcatccggactgctcctaagctagatctcggtgcgtcgtccgcagagctagtatatggctcgacacttcgagtacccggagatctgtttccggacccttcagaccagctgcctacagtcccatcagtgttagcatctctccgggaacgggtgggctccctggctccagttccgacttcacgtcatgggtgtcccatggtacatgaaccgccttccctgaaggactgtgagttcgtttttctgcgaaaagattcccatcgcgccccgttgcagagggtctatcaagggccgttccgggttttgcgtaagggaacagctaccttcaccttagacatgtgcggcaagagtgagctcgtctcggtgtcccggctcaaaactgcacatttggatccggatcaaccagtcctggtcagtcaaacccctaggagaggccgacgtccgttagttccgctcagtccaggaccccccgttccgacagttcctccaggacctcccgttccggctgttccgccaagtccggaacccccggctcctgtggttcaggc
This region of Rhinoraja longicauda isolate Sanriku21f chromosome 24, sRhiLon1.1, whole genome shotgun sequence genomic DNA includes:
- the LOC144605446 gene encoding aminopeptidase B-like, which produces MAVEGSRGDAATASSCDDFSVRHLHLELRVEFDRRRLAGRAVLQLGFLRPEQRLLRLDTHPSLSVEAVRARYGIGTPAQTLEHRTRPFTTYGSVLELTLPGPCDPAEPLEVTIDYTTGDGPGVVWLNPEQTAGKVKPYLFTQGQAVLNRSFFPCFDTPAVKSTYSASIKVPEGFTAVMSATEWEHDKKENVFHFKMRQPIPAYLIALAVGDIVSAEVGPRSRVWTEPCLLDAAKEEFNGVIEEFLTVGEKLFGPYVWGRYDLLFMPPSFPFGGMENPCLTFVTPCLLAGDRSLANVIIHEISHSWFGNLVTNANWGDFWLNEGFTMYAQRRISTEVYGAEYTCLEAATGRALLRKHMDNTGENHPLNKLKVKIEHGIDPDETYNETPYEKGFCFVSYLAHLVGDQNKFDAFLRAYVEKFKFKSIVAEDTLNFYLDYFPELKKQDVEKRPGFEFDCWLNTPGWPPYLPDLSSGDTLMKPAESLASLWFAAELNMDAIKAVDLCSWKTYQIIHFLDKLLEKSPLPPGNTEKLAEMYPNISKSKNAELRFRWVQIVVRNNYEDAFDELRDFLQSQGKQKYTVPLYQAMWTETEGTRKLAQEIFATTGNQLHQNVQNFVKKIFVANKDS